A single genomic interval of Leptospira dzoumogneensis harbors:
- a CDS encoding glycosyltransferase family 4 protein produces the protein MLPSTYISSYPKAGPFRILVVTETFPPEINGVAKTLHRMLGDLLQRGHEVILVRPKQGHNDYATANNNYREVLVRGAKIPLYEDLRFGFPEKYLLRRLIELEKPDIVHVVTEGPLGWSAVRAARHVGIPIISDFRTNFHAYAKYYKFGFAGKLVHNYLKGLHNRTQMTLVPTAQIREQLTEQGYTNVQVVSRGIDSDLFHPARRNTKLKTEWGLKPSELGVLYVGRLAPEKNLDLLVRTFRRLQSRVPNAKLILVGDGPSKEKLQKENPDFIFRGMRKGKELAEHYATGDLFLFPSLTETFGNVIVEAMASGLPIVAYNYAAANQHLKHGKSALLCGFDKEEEFIEQSCLLAENKKLAARLGLAARKIAASCTWEDVTDSLEMTYSKLSLSKKKSTKSKKAIKLKVQMVRS, from the coding sequence ATGCTTCCATCGACATATATAAGTTCTTATCCTAAAGCAGGTCCCTTTCGAATTTTAGTGGTGACCGAAACATTTCCTCCGGAAATCAACGGAGTCGCCAAAACGCTTCATAGAATGCTGGGAGATCTTTTACAAAGAGGTCACGAGGTCATTCTGGTCCGTCCAAAACAAGGGCATAACGACTATGCCACAGCAAACAATAACTACAGAGAAGTCTTGGTAAGAGGGGCAAAAATCCCTTTATACGAAGATCTAAGATTCGGATTTCCTGAAAAATACCTTCTCCGCAGATTAATCGAATTAGAAAAACCTGATATAGTACATGTTGTTACGGAAGGTCCTCTAGGCTGGTCGGCAGTCAGGGCGGCCAGACATGTCGGAATTCCTATCATCAGCGATTTTAGAACGAATTTCCACGCATACGCGAAATATTATAAATTCGGGTTCGCAGGAAAACTGGTCCATAATTACTTAAAAGGGCTTCATAATAGAACACAGATGACCTTGGTCCCGACTGCTCAGATCAGAGAACAGTTAACAGAACAAGGATACACGAATGTGCAAGTGGTTTCCAGAGGGATCGATTCGGATCTATTCCATCCTGCTCGTAGAAATACGAAATTAAAGACGGAATGGGGATTAAAACCTTCCGAACTTGGAGTTCTATACGTAGGAAGATTAGCTCCGGAAAAAAATTTAGATCTATTAGTAAGAACATTCCGCAGGCTCCAATCCAGAGTTCCGAATGCAAAATTGATCTTAGTGGGGGACGGACCTTCTAAAGAAAAACTACAAAAGGAAAATCCTGATTTTATATTCAGAGGAATGAGAAAAGGAAAAGAACTGGCAGAACATTACGCGACCGGCGATCTATTCTTATTCCCAAGTCTCACAGAAACTTTCGGGAACGTGATCGTAGAAGCAATGGCATCCGGACTTCCGATCGTTGCCTATAACTACGCGGCCGCCAACCAACATCTCAAACACGGCAAGTCAGCCCTGCTCTGCGGTTTCGACAAAGAAGAAGAATTTATAGAACAGTCCTGCCTCTTAGCGGAGAATAAAAAGTTAGCAGCCAGACTTGGTCTCGCCGCAAGAAAGATCGCCGCTTCCTGCACCTGGGAAGATGTTACCGATTCTTTAGAGATGACTTACTCTAAACTTTCTCTTTCTAAGAAAAAATCGACTAAGTCTAAGAAGGCGATTAAGTTAAAAGTACAGATGGTTAGGAGCTAA